CCACCCGTGGTGCGGGATCATGAACATCCTGCAGTTTGGGACCTTCTACTGCTCTGCGTGGGTCGTCGTGGCCTTCACCATTGAGCGCTTCTTGGTTCTGAGGGCAACAGTGAGCTGTCAGCGCCCCCTGCATGCCAGGCACGCATTGCTCACTTGCACCACCATTATCCTGCTCTCACACCTGGCCTCTATACCAGCAGGCTGGATCAATGTGGTGGCACAGGTACTGCTCTTTGCACTAATAACTGTATTATAATACTGCACAGCAGAGTGTGCTTGTGTATATACGTGCAAATGCATGAATGTCTGTATGTCCAGATATAAATAGttttaagacaattttatgccactgatacaaTGATTATATAATAGCACAATAATGCAGTTACAAAaattttaaagagcaataaagATTTAATTAAAGTATATAGAAATTATACATATATTCATAGTTtcagaataaaaacaaaataatttgcaacaaaaaacttgttttttaaaaagtgttaagcAAAGCAAACCAGTCATTTGCTTACATATATAAAACAATGCATTTGTTTTAGAATGACAGAGCAAAAATGGCAAACCAGAAGTGTACTCACAAAACAAGCCAGAGCAGAGAACCAAGATAAGAATGGCACACAGAAAGAATAAATAATCATACATAAAAAATCCATATACCAGTATACAGTGAcagaagttggcaatactttgcaaggaaacagggcaaagaggCAGGTTGAAATACAAAAAGCTCAATAAGAGACAGGTGAAAGTGGTTAGTACTCAGGGGACTGGAAGCCAGAGAACATTTCATGATAGGTGGAATAGGGACATGTGGGGGGGATGTCAGCTGCAGTGGGATTCTGGAAAATGCTCCAGATGTGACACAAAGTTTACACACCAGCTCTTTCATGTTAATGCACTGTTCCTCTCTAATTAAACATAATAGGCAACATTGAGGTCAGCTAAATTGATTGAGGTCAGGTCAATATACTGCACAATAACttcataatgtaattatcataaaAGGCCTACTTGTGCATTTTAGGTCACTAAATGTACTATAAAGTTGTTTGCACCTTACTGTGCAAACTAAAGCCTCAGTGCCTGTCTCCACCTACATGTCTAGGTACATTTAGTGAAAGCAGTGCAGTTATCACCTTGCTTTTTGGAAAACTCTTTTGGATCATATTAAggcacattgctcaaatctgattttttgctcttGACAGTTCACAAATGTAaatgagctgtatctgtgtgtaatgtgaacaaatctgtccctgaaatgcctcacgTGTGCACATTGATACTTGTATAAATGTTGctttctttaccaacaacaaaaaatatcatatttgagagacgactcgtagctttataaagggaaatggatgagttagcagctcatatgtggagcatcttttcctcgagtggagagcaaacagctgatctgaagtacatgctcaggtcaaggaggtaAAAAAAGCCTAATATGCGATCATATGTCAATATAAGAAAACAATAGCCACTTTAGGTACTTCATATGTCTTATCTTAACTACATACTACTTATGTAACTAATGATACCCTGAATTTGCCACCTGATTCTTTATAAAATCTTTTGAGGGATTCTTATCAGGTGGTTGCAGTATTGTGCAGTATTAAAAGTGGTATTTTGtgttaaattcaaagaaaacaagaaaaatatttttttttccagctatTTAAATAGTTCTTGTTTAATTGGTTTTATCGCAATACCTAAAATTTTGCTAATAAACTACCAGTAAATGTGCAATGTGGGCTGAATGATTTTGATAAATATAAATAGTGTTAATAAATACTTTAtcgcctttctctctctgctgcaggTGAACCTGACTCTGGATGGTCAGGTGGTCAGCATGCCGCGGTGTATTTACCGTGAAGCTCTGTACTCCACCGTGGTCGTCTGGATCACATCATTTCTGTCCAGCGGCGTCCCCATCATGCTCGTCATCATCTTCAACTCCTTGATCGCGTATCACCTGCTGTGCTCCAGCCGGCTCTTCACCAAGGAGGAGCGCCGGACCATCCAGGGGTCTAAGACACGGGGGAGCATCCGCCGAACCCTGCTGCTGCTGGGCACTATCTCTGTGGCATTTGTGGTGCTGACCCTGCCACGCTTTGTCACCTACTGCATCCTGCGCACCATCTACAACCACAAAGACTTTGACCGTGATGACTACGAAATGCCCATCAACATAGTAAGCGACGTGGCGAACATGCTGCACAACCTGAACTCCAGCACCAACTTCCTGCTGTACTGCATGGTCAGCCGCCGCTTCCGGCAGGAGCTGCTCAACACTCTGACCTGCCGGGCCAAGGCCAGGGAGCTGGGCTCCTACTTCACACACACCACCATGAAGGTGTTTTCAGTGGCCGAACACAAATACACACGCGGCCGAGACCCCGTCTCAGTTGTGCTGATCAAACTCAGACGCTTTCACGATTTGACCCCCCACGACCCCCGTCCATCTTCGACCTCTGATTTCTCCAGCACATTTTAAAACTAAGGACACCAATCCGTTTTACTAGAAAAATCTAAGtttgcaaaaaacattttgacatttgacatttgaaaaaataaacaaatacaaaaatatgtaacttttgtaaaaaaagGTAGACTAGTatacaatgtaaatgtaaaaaatctgtgtttcttacttttttttataattttattaatttttttcccatttctccccaatctacacagcaaattacccaacccactcattagcactcccctatcactaataatgcctcaacaccaggagagtgaagactaacatgGGACTAAAATGAGTAACATGTGAAGTCaaacaccacctcttttccaactgctgctggtgcagcattgctgagtagcatcacagcgtgctcagaggaaagcgcagcgactcggttctgatacatcagctcacaggtgcctcgtgctgatcgacatcgccctctggagtgatgtgtggagaaagcaccatctactgacccagagagagcaaggccaattgtgctctctcagggcaccggtagccgatggcaagctacacaaAAAGGATTCGAACCGCCGATCTCCTGAACATACTACTCAGAGTTCCTGTGTTTCTtacttttaattagttttttttgttcattgcaGACACCATGACCACCAGATATTTCATgatttatgtgtttatatgtaaattttatttgttgattAACATACATTTCTGTATTTCAGGCCAACTACACATTTCAAAAAAGGCTGTTCGGACAGTAAAGCATTTCCCACTTTATAACATTAGAAATAGATTTTACAATGTATTTCTGAATGTATTGTACCTTTACCTGTCAAATGTTGATGGAATTACAGACCTAATGTAGATGTTTTTTATATGTCTCTATTTAGGCCACTAGATGGGGAAGAGGAGATTGGGATCCACCCTTCCTCTCCATTAGTGGACCACACCTTCTCTTAATTTGCAAAAGCTTTTAGAGAAGTCAGTtgttgtgtagtgtttggtatATCTGACCAAGGCCTTGAAGCATGGGCCGAAATGTCATGCTTTTACTTAAAGAAGTCTATTTTTGCTAGACTTTTTGATGaggagtgtttttttatttttgattgcaCCTTATCCAAAACGTTGGTTGAAGCACTTTTTTCTTGCTTTTGCAACTTCATAATGTTGCCATTCCATCTTACAAAATGTAAAAGATGTTTAGAATCATGAATACAAAGTTATGAagttgttattttgtcccattcatTCTGTGAAAATGTCTCAGGGTGTAACAGTGTGGGGGTTTCATTGTCCCACATTCTCAACTGGGAACAGGTCGGACTCCAGCCAGATCAGACTTATACCTGTACTCTTACATAGCCATGCTTTTGTTATGCGTGCAGCATATGCTTTTCCATTGTTTAGTTGAAAATGCATGCGAATCCTGGAACACAGCTTATGCTGTTTTATgattttaaagcacttttaaGCATTACTGCTGCCATTATAGAAATATGCTGACACAAGCCCATACCACATAATGTCTTTTGCACTTTTTCTTGATAACAGTTTTGATGGTCCTTTCATCTTTGGTTGAAATATCTAATAGTGGTTAATCTGACAAAACTGCacgtttccactgtgtgatggagTGGTGAGAAGTTAAtgctgcttctggacatggttaacgtAATGCTTTAGTTTTCCACTGTAAATGTTTAAGAGATCGTTGTTAATGTTATCCTTCAAACTTCACCTTCAAACTTCACATacatttttgtccctcatgaATAAGtaattggatcattttccttaataaataaataaccaagtataatagttttgtctcatttgttcaTCTGGGatctctttatctatttttaggacttcatgtgttatttttaagccagatgtaatgggattttgtcacgtcagttcaaagaatatttacccaaagttctggggatcatcaagacgtttttggcaaatgtgagatgggtctctttcttattattgaatcattaacactgaccttaactgagggaGGAGAGACttgcagttatttaaatgttgttctgggttttttgtgacctcctggatgagttgtccatgcccttttgcaaTAATTTCAGTTGACcgaccactcctgggaaggttcaccagtgttccgtgttttctctatttgtgaataaaatCTTTAGGTAttggacattccaggattttggtgcATTTCCTAttccaccacttaaatttcaaatgtacatatccaaaatatctaaatggctattttttgtgaacaatgtacttgttataagacaaactgtaaaatttggtggaaaaaataaattccTTAGATATTCAAaggaccgaatacctttggaccacctcaaaaaatgtccgttttctcttgtcccacacattgggtgaccaactcctttggcaaattaaaataagctttaaataaattacttcctcttgtatattattGATATGCATCTCCATATGAAAACAACTtatttggtctacattgtattgcatgttacagtttttatgctattaagttgtttCCCACgacatgcgcgcaaccctgttaccataaggaattttacctggcagagaaagagttaaaaatatttgtctactgacacaaaggaagttacatcacaaggacattttctgcccacatggcaaaaccaagagtaagtgctctaacaattttcaagtttttttttccaaatatgtttgtccaagttgtgtgtgtcactcaacttactaaaaatgatcaaattgaagatcaaattttcagaagtgaccacccctgaaatgtacccgaatcctggaatgtcccatatgctttagaaattttacatttttaaccttttgcagagtgatagatgatcagtgattTAGAtgggggcataatgtgttgctttttgagatatttagcTGCCaattgttgtcagacaggttctatttaagggatttcttgattctacaggtctggcagtaatcaggcctggttgtggtttgtaAAATTGAACTGTGAATTTATGGGGGGCaaagattggtttggatatttttccccttaataaatgaaattatcacttaaaaatagctttttatctttaatcaggttatctttgtccggtattaaagtttgtttgataatctaaaaaaatgcacgtatgacaaaaagcaaaaacaaaagaaatctgtaagggggctaATACTTATTCAcgccactgtatgtgtgtgtttactctGCTATTCTTGTGTAAATTTGCATAGGCTACCTGTTAAGTGACTTGTTGTggctcgctgtgagttcaggtgCTTGGGGATTATACTCGGCACGCGGAACCAGCCAACGACCCTGCAGATAAAGGTGAAGGCTGATTTGCATATACAGCGCTGTGAGTTCCGGGAAGCTCCTCTCACAGGAAGAGTGATCACACACCTGCGCAGGTAACTCACACAGCAGGAGGTAAGAGACCCAACACACACAAAGAACACATTTATAGCTCTAATAACACATTTACACATCTTTCACTTTAATATGACTGCTGTATCAGGGCACAGGGGAGTTCACTGTGTTTGTAAAGTTTATTATAATGGCTGTTTTAAGCTAGTTGtctgagcaggtgtgtgtgtgtgtgtttagtcggctgtgtgagtgtgaggctCTAGCTCTAGTTGAGAGTATGATTAACTCTGACTAAAAGTGAAACTGTATCCAGGCTTTAACACAACGTTAGCTACCAAGCTTCTTACACTGAAAAGTggtgtttgttttcagttttacCACCTTTAACcgcttataaagggtttataacgaTGTTCAGCTACAGGTGACATTAATTAGGGATGTTTACAAAGCGAGCAGGTAGAGAGGGAACAAGCTGAGAGACGGCAAACAGACCGgtaactaatgctaatgctaaataccgagcctgcgctgctgctgctgctgacacaCCGCATAGGGGAGAGATTGGGGTGAAGTGTGCCAATTTTAGcttaaagtgactttaaagcaaggccatgacaatatatatatatatatatatatatatatatatatatatatatatatatatatatatatatttgtgtgtatgtgtgtgtgtgtgtgtgtgtgtgtgtgtctgtgtgtgcgtgattaaaaaccagggttatttcaccaaatattgatttctgaacttttaaaactttatgaatctgaacttgtttcctttgcattatttgagctctgaatgctctgcattttttttactgaagccattttttaaattttctgcaaagaaatatgctctaaatgtcaattttcgggggggaatttgggagaaaaacactgttcatttttctcaattatatacctataaatagcaaaatctaagaaactgatttagaaacataagtggtctcttatttttttccagagctgtatctatatatttaaaaaatataactttCTGAAAAAAAGTGTGAAGAGTACGGTATGTTCTGGAGTAAATCGGGCCATTGGTATAAAACCTAGACAAATTCAATACAAAATGATATTATACAACATCAAATAGCACTTTTCTACAAACCTATATCGCCACATGACCACATATCAGCCCTTTCTCCATATACTCATCAAATACTTGATTACCAAAGTTATCAATatctagtattagtattagttagtCCTAACTAAGTTTTTACTGtatgttaaaaaaagtttttttttctttcgttttAGTGAGTTACTTAATTTAGGACAACAAATTAGGAAAACTTATCCAACTAATCCTCTATTTAATTCTAACTAATATATTTTATCATTGATTTACATGGAATCTCACTCTTTCTgatctataattttttttacatttaaagacTCTAGTTAGAGATATAAAATGCCTTTTTACTCTaggtttcccaatacttttgtatgAAAAAAGTATAGTGTTGGGCATAATTAAAATTAACTTCACCTCTAAGCTGTATCAATGTAAATCAATGACTGGTTGTATATTTAAATGCTGGTGTATAGGCTTGTTTTATACCAGACAGTCTTCAGACCATCTCCATTTGCTGTCTCGAGGCTGGAGCATTAGGATTTTATCTCCAAATAAAGTTGCGcatttaactgtgtttatatcacacattctgtttttatttaataataatagcaatcgTATCATATTAATTTAGATCAGTGGTGATATAAAACAGGTAGTATTTGCCATTTGTTTTCTGTAAAGACTAGCGTTTTCAGTCTAGCTTACATATTCATttttagtggatttttttttcattgtttattctGTTTCCTCTACAAGATGGTGTATTGTTGATGCTGTTTCAGTAAGAGTGGGACTGAGGCTGTATTACATAATCTCTGCTGAATAAAGGACCTGCACAGCGATGACATCATTTACAGGTAAAAACAACAATTCCTCCCAGCTCAGTTTACACATGCAGTTTTTGTGTACAAATATTCCTGTTGAAAGATTAAATAGATATGAGTACAACACACAAATACAGTAACATTAAATgtcaaaaatctttaaaaatgttttgaattcTTTGTTTTTGCGATGTAATGTTTAGTCCCCATTTATTTACGTAAGCAGTCTAAAGCAGTTTACCTCCACctcttcagcctacagcagttttgtCCAACCCATTTAATTAATATCAGTTAGCTCTACCTatttaacctacagcagtttaactccacccattcaatTAATAGCAGTTAGATCTACCTATTCAacctacaacagtttagctccacccattcagcctacagcagtttagctccacccattcaattAATAGCAGTTAGATCTACCTATTCAacctacaacagtttagctccacccattcagcctacagcagtttagctccacccattcagcctacagcagattagcTCCACCTTTCAGTCAATAGCAGTTAGATCTACCTTTTCAACCTACAGCAGATTAGGCCCAACCAAAACAggtaatttacataatttaaaagcACAGTAATAAACGGAATATTACTAGGTGATAAAGAGAGGTTTAAAAATCATTGTGTATTTatgagttttagctgtttttggTTCATATGCTCATGAACACAAATATTAACTGGAGTTCTGGgagtattaaataatttaattaaataaatgaaatggacCATTTAATTCAGATTACCATTAAATCTTttctgtttataatttttatattagaTGTGTCCTGTTGTCACCCAAGTGTCCCGGTTGAGATGGACGAGTCGATGACCTCATCATCGCTGAACCTGGCCTGGCCGGTGTGTGAGCAGTGTTCGGGACAAGCTAACTGTGTTAACGTCACTGTGAACGATGTAGCTAAAGTGGATTACCCAGAAGGCTCCCTAAGGCATCCAGAGTCTAGATCAGAAATCACCAAACCTGTCTATCCTTTAGCCACACCCCCCTCTGACAGACATTGGATGTCACGTGAGGCTATGGATGGATATTTACACCACCCATACCGTCCCCCAGGTACAAACACCTAAATAATCTGTGCTGGTAAATTCTAATACATGATGGTTAttacaataaatcactttttagaagTCCGACGTCAGAAGTTTGAAGAGATTAAAAGCAACAGTAGTGCCCAGTGACCAGTAGAGCTAGTTAAATAGAATTGGGGCACATCCAGATCTATTTTAATGGGTCtggtattttctgttttacactcTCGGTCCAATTCTGAGATTTTGTTTTGTCACTGTTTTCCAGAGTGGCACTCTGGTATCTCCTAGCACAATTATCTGACATTATTCACAGCCCACAGCAGTGAGGAGTGTTTTCAGTAGAGTCTGCAAAATAAaacctgaaaaataaaaaactaatgtAACATCTATGGTATATAATTGCTGTAACACATCgaaggcaggatgcaaatgcagggaTAGTTTATTTTCCatatctgaaataataaaaaaaaaaaacactagagcaGTATAACAAACACTAGGGCTAcagaaacaaagactataaaacaaaggacttacaataagaataataaacaaacaagcaatataagcaaacaaagaaacataaactaaagaaaacaaaccagaaactaaacttacacaaaacttacacaaaactttaaacttaaggtttaaataaagaataatcaaACAAAAGACTGGGTCTACTAGGACAGGATTAAAATACAGAGGCTAAAGCTCACACAAAGACACAGGGTCAAACACAAAAAGCATGAGAGAGAACAAAGTAACatatggggtatttatacaaaggcACAGACAAGGGAGACCTGGGAACaagtaacaagggggtggggttacaaattaGACAGGCGGGGATaaagagcacatggctgggaactgAGGACAGAAGCACATGGGACCAAAATAGGGAAACATAAAGCAGACACAGGATAAAGTGTGACAGTTCCAGGTGAAgacatctgcagctgaacatctacATTTTCTATACATTAATTAGTTTTCTATGTTTATGTCTCAAATTTGCCTTCCTTTCAGTGGCCAACCCTGACAGTTACAGACAGCGCCCCCGTATGGATGACCTGTGTGAGGGTTTCTCTGCTCTCTTCCCTCGCGAGCAGAGGAATCCTCCTAGGGAGGATGATGAGGAAAGCCTGGAGATGCCTGGCCCTCTCCGATCAGATGTTGAGGGCATTGAGTATAGACTGGCAAATCACTATAGACACCCTGGGCATGATGGACACTGCCAGCTGCCAGCCAATGCTATGGGTGAGTTCCAGTGGTTCTTTAAGGTCATTATTTAGTAGCCACTGTGAATTAGTTGGTATtctctatgaattattcagtaactaattCAATtcattatacagtaaataaagatTCACATTATTCTGTaatcaatttaaataatttaaataatttaaataaattattactcagaatctactataaattatttatgaaataattaaaattgttCAATATCTACTATACATTTTTCACTAACAAATtcaaattgttcagtatctactataacttATTCAGGAACAAATTCAAATggtttagtatctactatgaattattcaggaacTAATtcaaattgttcagtatctactatgaattattcaggaacTTATTGAAATTGTTCAGTATCTGCTATTAATTATTCAGGAACTTATtcaaattgttcagtatctactgtaaattattcagtaacaaacacaaattgttcagtatctactataatttATTCAGGAACAAATacaaattgttcagtatctattatgaattatttagtatctactaaataaacagtttcaaatataaattattcagtctctactatacattatttagtaaatttaaataatttattaattactatgaattatttggaATAATGGTCATTATTCAGTAACATctgattattcagtaactactattcTTTATATTaccttttattaattttttttattaattttaccttttattattaatagcatacatttaaaaaatgctgtGTAAACGAAATGTTTTTTCtgtaattattttataatgtgtTGTTATTTGTTCTGTAGACGCTCGATGCCCCAGGGGTTGCCACCGTCAGCAGCCCCCAGTAAATCCTGCCTGGTTTGATCAAAACCCACAACCCAGGTAATGCACACATACCAGTCTACCTGGCCAGGTAGTGCAGAGACACCTGGGTACAGTCCAGTGGTTTGTTTTCTCTTGATGTTTCTACATGTTGTAATTAGGCTTAGACAAGTGCAGCGCCTGACTTTGAAAATATTCACAATTTTTTATTATCTGTGTGGACCTCCATAGGCCATCCCCACATGTTCACAAGGTTCCAGTGGCGACACCACAGGCCACGTCCACGGCTCCTGTGAGAGAGCTGATGTCGGAGGTGTGCGTCCAGCcgtctcagccaatcacaggccCCACACCCATGCAGGAAATGAGGAGGACCATTAGTCTCCCTGACAATTGCCGTAAGTGAAGCACCCgctatttaaaaactgaagttgttaatcacatttaatggatttatttattttaatggaaaACAGTTTACACATTTCTATACATAGAAAGAAAAATAGCACCGTGTTCACTAAAGTGCACTGATTTGTGTAATTACTATTTACAGTTTAAATTATTGTAATCAGTTAAAGGAAACTTTCTACTTTCTGCAAAATTCAGTGTCTTTGCAGTACTGATGATATGATATTGTTGAAAAAATGTAAGTTGTAATATGGAAAAAGGTTAACCATATATAAACATAATCTTCAACAATATAGTTCAGCATTAAAAAGTcttattccatcatttttaaattcattttaaaatgtctagttgtggtctctagtatgagtgaatgccatgtgagccgttttcagtaaaaaaaggttctctggtgtttctatttagccctgctttagatcactgaattactggtctctgaagaaagacaggattttggctcttgctcatgaatatttatacatgcaaacatatcacctctgattggcaaacagcactgcagcagaaaacgcACACactatttcacaaagaacaagaaaaaggttTTAGCCCAAGGACACCTTTAAATGTCTTTGTTTTATAAATACAATCATTATTACTGTTTTATAAGCAATCAATTATGTTTTTAATTGTTCTTTTATGTCTACTTCAATATAAATTTCCTTTTCTGcatgtaaatgtttattttgactGTTGCTGATTCtatataaaatcattaataaactctttaCTAAAGCCTGGAGAAGCCTTCCTTTTAAGAGTATAAACTATAGAATGAAAAGGGAACATAATCTATAATAAATGTAATCTATATTAAATATGAACATTGATTTTTCTTTCAGAATCTAAACATAATTCAGCGGTGACTCATCCTAAATAAGACACTGATTCAACCATGACAGGAGACTACAGAACAAATATAACCATTTTAATTATTATCCAAACCCATCTGTGAATTTAAAAAATGGAATGTAATatctgaactatttttttttctttggggaCAATTATTGTCACACAACACTTTATCTGTATTCCTTCACGTAGTTTTAGATATTTAGTGaattttgaaatatattttagaCGCAAAAGCTTCGTAGAACTATGGTAAAACAGTGTATCCGGAATCAGGAAGAGTATTCCAAACAATTTGGTATAATTGCTTCCATTATGGCTTGGTAGTGAACTCAaaacaaatatgtaaatattCTTAAAGGTTTTAATGTCAGGTAAATTCAAAAAGTGAGAGCAACTTTAACAAAAGCATTCTGTGTGAGAGATGGCgtttgtaatgcagtactgttttTTAGTAACTACCCCAACACTGGATTTACTTAATTCAGACATGTGCATTGGTTACGCActaatattacatacagtatgcaaagttacatatttttatatgtagaaactcttttaatataatttttatttgtgtttcagGAAATGTGTTTATCACCTATTCTGTGGACACGGCAAAGGAGATGTTCCCGTTTGTGAGATTCCTGATGAGTCAAGGCTTCAGACCTGCTGTGAGTCTGAAAACAACCATATATTGCCAATATAAC
This genomic interval from Astyanax mexicanus isolate ESR-SI-001 chromosome 1, AstMex3_surface, whole genome shotgun sequence contains the following:
- the traf3ip2a gene encoding E3 ubiquitin ligase TRAF3IP2; translation: MTSFTDVSCCHPSVPVEMDESMTSSSLNLAWPVCEQCSGQANCVNVTVNDVAKVDYPEGSLRHPESRSEITKPVYPLATPPSDRHWMSREAMDGYLHHPYRPPVANPDSYRQRPRMDDLCEGFSALFPREQRNPPREDDEESLEMPGPLRSDVEGIEYRLANHYRHPGHDGHCQLPANAMDARCPRGCHRQQPPVNPAWFDQNPQPRPSPHVHKVPVATPQATSTAPVRELMSEVCVQPSQPITGPTPMQEMRRTISLPDNCRNVFITYSVDTAKEMFPFVRFLMSQGFRPAIDIFDNAVRQMDMNKWMDSYLKDKSVLIIVVISPKYKIDVEGDGSDQHGLHTKYIYTQIQNEFIQQRCLNFRLVPVLFPNANQSHVPMWLQSTRLFHWPQDAQELLLRLLREERYIPPPLGKELTITIKPLTSHN
- the LOC111191700 gene encoding probable G-protein coupled receptor 139 gives rise to the protein MDGVLAFITFQKVYYPLLCILGIPANLFTFYMIRFRTCGMSDSARIYLSCLALVDTCYLVWVILLDLCLTFLQSQPFWHYHPWCGIMNILQFGTFYCSAWVVVAFTIERFLVLRATVSCQRPLHARHALLTCTTIILLSHLASIPAGWINVVAQVNLTLDGQVVSMPRCIYREALYSTVVVWITSFLSSGVPIMLVIIFNSLIAYHLLCSSRLFTKEERRTIQGSKTRGSIRRTLLLLGTISVAFVVLTLPRFVTYCILRTIYNHKDFDRDDYEMPINIVSDVANMLHNLNSSTNFLLYCMVSRRFRQELLNTLTCRAKARELGSYFTHTTMKVFSVAEHKYTRGRDPVSVVLIKLRRFHDLTPHDPRPSSTSDFSSTF